From the genome of Candidatus Defluviilinea proxima:
TTCTACTTCGGGGCCAACGCAATCTGGCGCCATCTTCACAGGACGATTCAACAGCGCAGATAAGGCTTCCGAAGCGGCGCCCAGGCTGAACTCCGCGGATGGACCGCCCTTGGGGCGTCCCAAATGACTCGCAAGCAGGAGTGAGGCTCCCTGATCGAGAACGTATTGAATGGTCGGCAATGCGGCCTTGATACGTTTATCATCGGTGACTTTTCCGTCAGCCATCGGCACGTTGAAATCCACGCGCATAAAGACGCGTTTACCCTTGAGGTCAATATCTTTTACAGTTTTCTTGTTCATGTTTCCTCTACATGTAAACAGGTATACATAGAAACAGGTACACAGATCTTGAAGGACTTGTGTACCTGTCTACTTGTTTACAAATTACCTTCTACTACAGGCTCTTCGCCATCAACGCCGCGAGATCTGCGGTGCGGCAGGAATAACCCCATTCATTATCGTACCAAGTGACGACTTTGATGAAGTTGCTCTTGTCCTTGCCCAAAACAGAGGTGAAGGGCAGGTCAACAGAGGAGCTATAGGAACTGCCTTTGAAGTCCATGCTGACCAAGGGTTCGTCCACGGCTTCGAGGACACCCTTGAAGCGGGGTTGCTTGGCGGCATCACGGAACATCTGGCGCAGTTCTTCCGTGGTGGTCTCTTTTTCAACTTCAGCGGTGAAATCGACAACAGAGACGGTCGGGGTCGGGACGCGCAAGGAATATCCATCGAACTTGCCCTTGAGGTCAGGGATAACCAACGCAACAGCCTTGGCGGCGCCGGTAGTGGTCGGGATGATGTTCAAACCGGAAGCGCGAGCGCGGCGCAGGTCAGAATGCGGCATATCGAGCACCTTCTGATCGTTGGTGTACGAGTGAATGGTGGTCATGAAAGCGCGCTTGATGGTGAGTTGGTCATGCACAACTTTAGCGGCAGGAGCCAAGCAGTTGGTGGTGCAGGAAGCGTTCGAAACTACATGATGCTTGGATGCATCGTATTTGTCTTCGTTGACGCCCAATACAACGGTCAGGTCTTCGCCTTCTGCAGGAGCAGAAATGATGACTTTCTTGGCGCCACCAGAGGTGATGTGATTCACAGCACCTTTGACAACTTTACCCTTCTTGTTCACGCCGTCTTCCTTGATGGTGAACAAACCGGTCGACTCAATGACAATATCGATGCCAAGTTCGCTCCACTTGATGGCGGCAGGATCGGTTTCCTTGAAAACTTTGACTCTCTTACCATCGATCAACAATGCATCTTCCAAAACTTCAACTGTGCCGTTAAAACGTCCGTAAGTTGAATCGTACTTGAGCAAATGACCCATGGTCTTCATGTCGCCGATGTCGTTGAACGCAACGACTTCCAATTCATTTGGATACATATCGCGGATCGCCTTGAGAACCTGGCGGCCGATACGACCAAATCCGTTAATACCTACTTTTACTGTCATTTCTTCCTCCGAAGTAATTATGATGATGTACGCACAATAGGGTAACCCCTATGGCTTTTCATATTGGATGTGTACATTTTACACGAACTATTTTATCACACGCGCGACTAAGAATAAATAATGACAAATGTAACATTATTCCAAAGGCCCGGTATACTCATCCAGGATCTGGGACAGGGTTTCAGCCAGCTTTTTTGAGTCATGTCGCCAGGGATGCCCCTCATCCACAAGGTCGGCACAGCGGACGCGCGAATCAGACAAGGTCTTTTCATCAACCCGCACCCACTGCGAATCGTCATTCAACTGGCCACCGTAGTTGTCATTGCACAACACCACGTCAAACAGACGGTCGCCCACATGCTCCTCAAGGGCACGCACATGGTCATAACACGAAACCAGCAGGTCCGTTTCACCCGTCTGTGTGGCGATGTTGCTTACATATACTTTGACGGCACGACTGGCCTGAATTGCACCAAATAGGTCATGCACCAATAGGTTTGGGAGAAGGCTGGTATACAAACTTCCCGGCCCCACTACGATCATATCAGCGCGTAATAATGCTTTGATGACTGGCGGATAGGCCGGTGCGTCGTTCGGCTCCAGCCAAACACGGCTAACCCTGCCTGCCATTTTAGGGATTCGGCTCTCTCCCTCCACCCGAACCTGATTCGGCGAATGAGGCAGTTGCATATCTGCGACCAGCTTCACATTATGCAAAGTGGACGGTAGTACCCGCCCGCTGACGGACAATACCTTACCTGATTCAGCCACCGCACTTTCGAAACTGCCAGTAATTTCAGCCAAAGCCGTGATGAACAAATTCCCAAAAGAGTGTCCATCTAAATTCCCTGCGCCGCTAAAACGGTATTGAAAAAGTTGCGTAAGCATCTGCTCGTCGTTTGATAGGGCCGCCAGACAATTGCGAATATCCCCCGGCGGTAGGATGCCAAAGCTTTCGCGCAAAAGGCCAGACGACCCGCCATCATCTGCTACAGTGACGACCGCTGTCAGGTTTCGAGAATACAGCTTCAATCCACGAAGAAGCGTGGCGAGGCCATGTCCACCGCCGATGGTTACGATGTGCGGTCCACGTTGGCGGAGACGGTAATTGGTGAGTTCATCCACAACCGCATGACCCGGGCGGACGTAAGGGCGCAACAGTGATGCATTACTTTTCCAGATCCCGTAGGCGACCAGCCAGACGCCCAACCCACCGAATATCAAAACGCGTAGAAAACGCGGCAAAAAACGGAGCGACGCCACCGAAAGAAAGGTCAAAAGCGAAGGGTTGGTCGAATCGGTTCGGTATAGTTCAAGAAGAAACATCGCCAGCCCCACCCCTAACATAGTGACGCCAGCCAAGGTCACAAAATACCAACGCTTGACGCCCAACCCCGGCGCAAACCAACGCCCGATCTCTCTCAGGTTTCTTAGAAAGTTATCTTGTTTTGAATTCATTTTCATCTCTCGCGAGGAGTTTAGCACAAATCAAGAACAGATGGGAAACGGATAGCGCCCATCATCTGTTTATCTACTTCAAGCCCGCTTTCCCGTTATAATTGCGGGTATGAGCCAAACTATAGCCATCGATATCGGCGGAACGCACATCCGCGTTGCCGCTTATGAGTCAGCCAGCACTACTCCCATTGCACAACACAAAACCAAGTCTCTGGCACATACGCCCGGAACATTTGACCGTCTTGTCAAAGCCATTGAAACCATCTGGCAAGAAGGCAAGGTGGATGCCATCGGCATTGCTTCGCCCGGCCCGCTTGACCCACACACCGGAGTTATCCACGATACGCCCAACATTCCCGAGTGGAAGAACTTCCCACTCGGCCCCAAACTTTCTGAGCACTTCGGCGTGCCGGTCCGCTTGGATAACGATGCCAACATGGCCGGTCTGGCCGAATGGCAATTCGGAGCCGGGCGCGGGCATCACGACCTCGTATACCTCACGATCAGCACTGGCATCGGCGGTGGCGTCATCAGCAATAACCACCTTCTCCAAGGGTATCGCGGCATGGGCGCTGAACTCGGTCACATGCTGATAGACCCCAACGGTCCTCTTTGCGGGTGCGGCCATCGCGGACACATCGAAGCATTTTCCTCCGGTCCTGCCATCGCGCGCTACGTCAAAGAACAGATCAATGCGGGACGAAAAACATCGCTTCCAACGGACCCGAGCCTGTCTGCCGCGCAAATAGCCGATGCGGCACGAGAGGGCGATCCGCTTGCGATCGAAGGCTTTACACGCGCAGGGAAGTATCTGGGCATGGCCGTGGCGAATTTCCTCGCAGTCTTCGACCCGTCCATTTTGGTGTTCGGTGGCGGGGTATCACAAGTTGGCGATCTATTATTCAAGCCGTTCGAAGAAAGCCTGCGTGAGAATGTATTCCATCAGGAATACTTGAACGACCTCACGATCACACAAGCCGCATTGGGCGATGACGCCGGTCTGCTCGGCGCGCTCGCCTTGGCACGAATGCAAAGTATCTAGTTATGTGCAAGGCAAGACTATACACACCTCCTCTGTGGATGGCGACGAAGTGGTGGACAGCCGACAGGGATGTATAAGGTCCGTTAAACAGAAACAGCTTTCGGCTGAGAAAGCCGCGTGGCATTTCGTCACGAAACGTTTATCAAGTTGGAGTTAGCAACCTAGCTTCTGTTTTACCGTTCCAACATCCAAAGAAGGAGTACAAATGAATAAGTTAAATGTCCCAGGGCCCAAGTCTCTGGCTATGATCGAACGCGATAAGAAAGTGGTTTCATCGTCCTATCCACGCGGATATCCATTCGTGATGGATCACGGCAAAGGCGTTGAAGTATGGGACCCAGATGGCAACCGTTTTATCGATATGATGGGCGGCATTGCTGTTGTTTCAACAGGCCACACCAACCCAAAAGTTGTAAAGGCTGTGCAAGAAACAGCTGAAAAATTTCTGCACATTTCATCCGATTTTTATCATGAGAGTTGGATCCGCTTGAGCGAGAAGTTGGATGAGATCGCGCCGTTCAAAGAAAATGCAAAAACCTTTTTGACCAATTCGGGAACCGAAGCGGTTGAGACGGCGATCAAACTCGCAAAATTCAAAACCAAACGACATAACTTCATTGGGTTCTCTGGCGCCTTTCATGGGCGCACAATGGGCTCGGTGGCATTCACAGCCAGTAAGCCACACTATCACCGCGGGTTTTATCCATTGATGCCAGGCGTGACGCATGTGCCATTCCCTGATCCGTATCGCCCGATATTGGAACGTAAAAAAGGTGAAGATTATGGCGAGACCGTTGTCCGTTACATCGAAGAGGAAGTGTTCGCGCATAACGTACCCGGCGATGAGGTCGCAGGCATCTTGGTCGAGTCCATTCAAGGCGAAGGCGGATACCTCGTACCGCCGGACGGTTTCTTCCCTGCGCTTCGCAAACTCTGCGATAAATACGGTATCCTGTTGATCACAGATGAAGTGCAAAGCGGCATGGGGCGCACCGGCAAATGGTGGGCCATCGAACATTGGGGCGTGGAACCCGACATCATCACATCAGCAAAAGGTATCGCTTCAGGGTTGCCATTGGGCGCATGTATCGCGCGAGAATCCGTAATGGACTGGCCGAAAGGAGTCCACGGCAACACATATGGCGGAAATCCCATCTCATGCGCCGCTTCGCTGGCAACGATCGAGTTGATCGAAGAACAATACCTTGATAACGCAAAAGAGGTCGGTCAATATACGCTGGAAGCATTACAAGAAATCCAAGCACGCCACACATCCATCGGTGATGTGCGTGGCAAAGGCTTGATGATAGGCATTGAATTTGTAAAAGATAGAAACACCAAAGAAGCCAACGAAGAACTCCGCAACAGGATCGAAGATATTGCCTTTGAACATGGGTTGTTACTGCTCGGTTGCGGTAAATCCGTGATCCGCCTTGCACCGCCGCTGTGCATCACAAAAGCAGAGATGGACGAAGCTTTGGAGATCTTAGAGGGCGTAATCACGATGGCAGAAAAAGAATAAGACATCGAAGTACTCAAACGAAAAGGCGGCGGTCATTTTGAAATGACCGCCGCCTTTTTACTTCAGGAAACAAATCTTATTTTATACGGCTCACATCCACAAGAAGCGCACGGACAACAATACGGTTCAGATATGTACCGCTCTTCTCATCATAATTGTCGCAGGTGACGAGCGTAAGATATGGCTTTTCCTCATGCGCAAGCACTGAAATGTCATTCGGCTTAACCGCTGTATTCGACACAACTTTATAGGTGTAACGATATCCGTTGTTGTAGACAAAGATATACTCACCGCTCTTCACAGATTTAAGTCTGGAAAATACTCCAGCCTTGCCATCCTTGTTGACTGAATGTGCGGTCAGAACGCTGTTCCCTTCCCAAGTGGGATATGCGGTTCCTTCCAACCATCCGGCCTGATCCTGCAACCAGGACACGTCCCAGTTCCCATCCTTCAGCGCAACACCAGAGATTCCAGCCTTTACGTTGATCACAGGAATCTCGATCGTTAGACCGGTCGGGCTATATGCTTGTTGCGATGCACGATCTAATACCGTGACCT
Proteins encoded in this window:
- a CDS encoding acetyl ornithine aminotransferase family protein; its protein translation is MNKLNVPGPKSLAMIERDKKVVSSSYPRGYPFVMDHGKGVEVWDPDGNRFIDMMGGIAVVSTGHTNPKVVKAVQETAEKFLHISSDFYHESWIRLSEKLDEIAPFKENAKTFLTNSGTEAVETAIKLAKFKTKRHNFIGFSGAFHGRTMGSVAFTASKPHYHRGFYPLMPGVTHVPFPDPYRPILERKKGEDYGETVVRYIEEEVFAHNVPGDEVAGILVESIQGEGGYLVPPDGFFPALRKLCDKYGILLITDEVQSGMGRTGKWWAIEHWGVEPDIITSAKGIASGLPLGACIARESVMDWPKGVHGNTYGGNPISCAASLATIELIEEQYLDNAKEVGQYTLEALQEIQARHTSIGDVRGKGLMIGIEFVKDRNTKEANEELRNRIEDIAFEHGLLLLGCGKSVIRLAPPLCITKAEMDEALEILEGVITMAEKE
- a CDS encoding YvcK family protein, encoding MNSKQDNFLRNLREIGRWFAPGLGVKRWYFVTLAGVTMLGVGLAMFLLELYRTDSTNPSLLTFLSVASLRFLPRFLRVLIFGGLGVWLVAYGIWKSNASLLRPYVRPGHAVVDELTNYRLRQRGPHIVTIGGGHGLATLLRGLKLYSRNLTAVVTVADDGGSSGLLRESFGILPPGDIRNCLAALSNDEQMLTQLFQYRFSGAGNLDGHSFGNLFITALAEITGSFESAVAESGKVLSVSGRVLPSTLHNVKLVADMQLPHSPNQVRVEGESRIPKMAGRVSRVWLEPNDAPAYPPVIKALLRADMIVVGPGSLYTSLLPNLLVHDLFGAIQASRAVKVYVSNIATQTGETDLLVSCYDHVRALEEHVGDRLFDVVLCNDNYGGQLNDDSQWVRVDEKTLSDSRVRCADLVDEGHPWRHDSKKLAETLSQILDEYTGPLE
- a CDS encoding ROK family protein, with the translated sequence MSQTIAIDIGGTHIRVAAYESASTTPIAQHKTKSLAHTPGTFDRLVKAIETIWQEGKVDAIGIASPGPLDPHTGVIHDTPNIPEWKNFPLGPKLSEHFGVPVRLDNDANMAGLAEWQFGAGRGHHDLVYLTISTGIGGGVISNNHLLQGYRGMGAELGHMLIDPNGPLCGCGHRGHIEAFSSGPAIARYVKEQINAGRKTSLPTDPSLSAAQIADAAREGDPLAIEGFTRAGKYLGMAVANFLAVFDPSILVFGGGVSQVGDLLFKPFEESLRENVFHQEYLNDLTITQAALGDDAGLLGALALARMQSI
- the gap gene encoding type I glyceraldehyde-3-phosphate dehydrogenase codes for the protein MTVKVGINGFGRIGRQVLKAIRDMYPNELEVVAFNDIGDMKTMGHLLKYDSTYGRFNGTVEVLEDALLIDGKRVKVFKETDPAAIKWSELGIDIVIESTGLFTIKEDGVNKKGKVVKGAVNHITSGGAKKVIISAPAEGEDLTVVLGVNEDKYDASKHHVVSNASCTTNCLAPAAKVVHDQLTIKRAFMTTIHSYTNDQKVLDMPHSDLRRARASGLNIIPTTTGAAKAVALVIPDLKGKFDGYSLRVPTPTVSVVDFTAEVEKETTTEELRQMFRDAAKQPRFKGVLEAVDEPLVSMDFKGSSYSSSVDLPFTSVLGKDKSNFIKVVTWYDNEWGYSCRTADLAALMAKSL